A section of the Streptomyces sp. CG1 genome encodes:
- a CDS encoding Hsp20/alpha crystallin family protein, whose translation MLMRTDPFRELDRLVQHLMGPGTWSRPSAMPMDAYREGDEYVVAFDLPGVTAEAIDIDVERNMLTVKAERRPVTKADDVQMELSERPLGVFSRQIVLADTLDTENIQADYDAGVLTLRIPIAERAKPRKISIGVGSGRKEISG comes from the coding sequence ATGTTGATGCGCACTGACCCCTTCCGTGAGCTGGACCGGCTGGTGCAGCACCTGATGGGCCCGGGTACCTGGTCGCGGCCGTCGGCGATGCCGATGGACGCCTACCGCGAGGGCGACGAGTACGTTGTGGCCTTCGACCTTCCCGGTGTCACCGCGGAAGCGATCGACATCGACGTCGAGCGGAACATGCTCACCGTCAAAGCTGAGCGGCGGCCGGTGACGAAGGCCGACGACGTGCAGATGGAGCTGTCCGAGCGGCCGCTGGGCGTCTTCTCCCGCCAGATCGTGCTCGCCGACACCCTCGACACCGAGAACATCCAGGCCGACTACGACGCGGGCGTGCTCACCCTGCGCATCCCAATCGCCGAGCGCGCCAAGCCCCGCAAGATCTCCATCGGCGTCGGATCCGGCCGTAAGGAGATCTCCGGCTGA
- a CDS encoding DUF2267 domain-containing protein: protein MLEKVRYEGAYPTRERADEAVRLVLAGLGRQVTGDERVDLAACLPLEAARVLTAQIPDTQPLTGWAFVKDLAARTGASLAITRWDTGSVFSTIAAYAGPDLITRILHQLPTGYALLFGRAELTPAA from the coding sequence ATGCTGGAGAAGGTCCGCTACGAGGGCGCCTACCCCACCCGCGAGCGAGCCGACGAAGCCGTCCGCCTTGTCCTTGCCGGACTGGGGCGCCAGGTGACCGGTGACGAACGCGTCGATCTGGCCGCCTGCCTGCCCCTGGAAGCCGCACGCGTGCTGACCGCGCAGATCCCCGACACCCAGCCGCTGACCGGCTGGGCCTTCGTCAAGGACCTCGCCGCCCGCACCGGCGCCTCCCTGGCCATCACCCGCTGGGACACCGGCTCCGTCTTCTCCACCATCGCCGCCTACGCCGGCCCCGACCTGATCACCCGCATCCTCCACCAGCTCCCCACCGGCTACGCCCTGCTGTTCGGCCGTGCCGAACTCACCCCGGCCGCGTAG
- a CDS encoding protein kinase, producing MQAGAVLDGRYRPIKPIAAGGFGQVWQAHDPKIDRLVAVKVLSEDGSADSDQQVARFAREAAAVGGLSHPHIVTVHDFGSATHDGQLYAYLVMELPQGEPRNVVLEGGRLPLPELVRTAACVADALGTAHEAGLTHRDIKPSNIIIRPNSEATVVDFGITKSSDVRDDHRATALRWDFLAPDPSGPPGRPDDAGAGAQAQRRLADGAQGPDSACPEPRKPLPPRPSALDPHEAVIDGILRADLDAPPRKKRTRSRGSSTGWSRSTARMCRIRGQALFRRPEAADRGGGGKAPIEAFVPQTHPPGMEAEVDFGDVAVGLAGELVTCYLFSFRLSYSSKGRPSGVRFCRPGSLLRRLRARAAGAGRGPYYRLASTRARAEEPAKAG from the coding sequence GTGCAAGCAGGAGCCGTGCTGGACGGGCGCTACCGGCCGATCAAGCCCATCGCTGCGGGCGGGTTCGGCCAGGTCTGGCAGGCGCACGACCCCAAGATCGACCGCCTGGTAGCAGTCAAGGTACTCAGCGAGGACGGCAGTGCGGACAGCGACCAGCAGGTGGCCCGGTTCGCCCGTGAGGCCGCGGCCGTCGGCGGCCTGTCCCACCCACATATCGTCACCGTGCATGACTTCGGCTCCGCGACGCACGACGGGCAGCTGTATGCCTACCTGGTGATGGAGCTGCCCCAAGGAGAGCCCCGCAATGTGGTGCTGGAAGGCGGGCGGCTGCCTCTGCCCGAGCTCGTGCGCACGGCAGCCTGTGTCGCCGACGCCCTGGGGACCGCGCATGAGGCCGGCCTGACCCACCGGGACATCAAACCGTCCAACATCATCATCCGCCCCAACAGCGAGGCGACGGTCGTCGACTTCGGAATCACCAAGAGCAGCGACGTACGAGATGATCACCGGGCGACCGCCCTTCGCTGGGACTTCCTGGCACCTGATCCGTCGGGACCACCGGGCCGGCCTGACGATGCGGGAGCTGGAGCGCAAGCACAACGTCGCTTGGCGGACGGTGCGCAGGGCCCTGACTCGGCCTGTCCGGAGCCGCGCAAGCCGCTGCCGCCGCGGCCGTCGGCGCTGGATCCGCACGAGGCGGTGATCGACGGGATCCTGCGGGCGGACCTGGACGCGCCGCCGCGCAAGAAGCGGACACGGTCACGAGGATCTTCCACCGGCTGGTCGAGGAGCACGGCGCGAATGTGTCGTATCCGTGGTCAGGCGCTATTTCGCCGACCGGAAGCCGCAGATCGTGGTGGAGGCGGCAAGGCGCCCATCGAGGCGTTCGTCCCGCAGACCCATCCGCCCGGGATGGAGGCGGAGGTCGACTTCGGTGACGTGGCCGTGGGGCTCGCCGGCGAGCTGGTGACCTGCTACCTGTTCTCCTTCCGCCTGTCGTATTCGAGCAAAGGCCGTCCATCGGGTGTTCGCTTCTGCCGGCCAGGAAGCCTTCTTCGAAGGCTACGCGCACGCGCTGCGGGTGCTGGGCGGGGTCCCTACTACAGG
- a CDS encoding PP2C family protein-serine/threonine phosphatase, giving the protein MNEAIPLRLLADVTEALKAGRSWEGSLQRLAELLVERLADWCVIDLLDEQGGARRVVVAQKHSGLTMGESSRLLPPWPPDSAAPLAQALRRGTAVLIPAVPAPEQATDPLERAQWELLARLGADTAIAAPLAVGGHPIGVIIVARAEGSRPFTEAQVPLIESMAHQGALVVDNARLYDQQHEIAAYLQRSLLPDSLPAVPPLRLVARYTPALTHAEVGGDWYDAIVLADGTVAFTVGDVVGHDVRATARMSQLRHMLRALLLDRPGPPDDALRRLDQALENLHEPTTTATLILGVAHPPTSAAPSLTWANAGHPPPLLIPAHGEPRFLTGGHGVPIGVDIGVPQEAAARTSHNGGSMFLLYTDGLIERRGEDLSTGMERLRRAAARLHRLAPDRLLDELVERVAPAGDDDVALLALCHAAGSLG; this is encoded by the coding sequence GTGAACGAGGCCATTCCTCTCAGACTGCTGGCGGACGTCACAGAGGCGCTCAAGGCAGGGCGGAGCTGGGAGGGGAGCCTGCAGCGGCTGGCAGAGCTCCTAGTCGAGCGGCTCGCCGACTGGTGCGTGATCGACTTGCTCGACGAGCAGGGCGGGGCTCGCCGGGTAGTAGTGGCGCAAAAGCATTCGGGGCTGACCATGGGAGAGTCGTCTCGACTGCTGCCCCCGTGGCCGCCGGACTCCGCCGCGCCGCTGGCTCAAGCCCTGCGTCGAGGAACCGCGGTACTGATTCCCGCGGTGCCTGCGCCTGAGCAAGCAACGGATCCGCTGGAACGCGCACAGTGGGAGTTGCTGGCCCGATTGGGGGCGGACACCGCGATAGCGGCCCCGTTGGCCGTCGGTGGGCACCCCATCGGCGTGATCATCGTGGCGCGCGCCGAAGGAAGCCGCCCTTTCACCGAAGCTCAGGTCCCCTTGATCGAGAGCATGGCGCATCAGGGTGCGCTCGTCGTGGACAACGCGCGTCTCTACGACCAGCAGCACGAGATCGCAGCGTACCTGCAGCGGTCACTACTGCCCGACAGCCTCCCGGCTGTCCCCCCGCTCCGACTCGTCGCCCGGTACACCCCTGCGCTCACGCACGCGGAGGTGGGAGGCGACTGGTACGACGCGATTGTGCTTGCGGACGGAACCGTGGCCTTTACCGTCGGTGACGTGGTCGGCCATGACGTGCGGGCCACGGCTCGGATGAGTCAGTTGCGGCACATGCTTCGAGCCCTCCTCCTCGACCGCCCCGGCCCGCCGGACGACGCCCTGCGTCGCCTGGACCAGGCGTTGGAGAACCTCCATGAGCCCACCACCACGGCCACGCTCATCCTCGGTGTGGCCCATCCACCGACGTCTGCCGCACCATCGCTAACCTGGGCCAACGCCGGGCATCCGCCCCCGCTGCTCATCCCCGCACACGGTGAGCCCCGGTTCCTGACAGGCGGCCACGGCGTTCCGATCGGAGTGGACATTGGTGTGCCCCAAGAGGCAGCGGCCAGGACATCGCACAACGGGGGCAGCATGTTCCTGCTCTACACCGACGGTCTGATCGAGCGGCGTGGTGAGGACCTGTCCACTGGTATGGAACGACTGAGGCGTGCGGCAGCGCGACTGCACCGCCTTGCACCGGACCGGCTCCTGGACGAACTGGTCGAGCGCGTGGCCCCTGCGGGTGATGATGATGTCGCGCTGCTGGCGCTGTGTCATGCGGCTGGGTCACTGGGTTGA
- a CDS encoding winged helix-turn-helix domain-containing protein, with amino-acid sequence MRYPQGGGLTAERRAFREHIRMQAAELFALGHDNATIAQQLRVSVRSVQRWHQTWEHGGTPALESKGPASRPKLSEALFTVLEQELAKGPVAHGWPDQTWTLARIKTLIGRRFHKSMTLSAIAQMLHRHGFSHQVPARRALERNEEAVTGWVKETWPQVETPWRRSGPGCASKTKPASR; translated from the coding sequence ATGAGGTATCCGCAAGGGGGCGGGCTGACCGCGGAGCGACGGGCGTTTCGCGAGCACATCCGGATGCAGGCGGCCGAGTTATTCGCCCTGGGACACGACAATGCCACCATCGCCCAGCAGTTACGGGTCAGCGTGCGCTCGGTACAGCGGTGGCACCAGACATGGGAGCACGGCGGAACGCCGGCCCTGGAGTCAAAGGGGCCGGCGTCCAGGCCCAAGCTGAGTGAGGCACTGTTCACTGTGCTCGAGCAGGAGCTGGCCAAGGGGCCGGTCGCGCACGGCTGGCCGGACCAGACCTGGACGCTGGCGCGGATCAAAACGCTGATCGGGCGCCGCTTCCACAAGAGCATGACGCTCTCGGCCATCGCGCAGATGCTGCACCGGCACGGCTTCAGCCACCAGGTCCCCGCCCGCCGTGCTCTGGAGCGCAACGAGGAAGCCGTCACCGGCTGGGTGAAGGAGACCTGGCCCCAGGTGGAAACGCCGTGGCGGCGCTCGGGGCCTGGCTGTGCTTCGAAGACGAAGCCGGCTTCTCGATGA